The segment CCGATTTTGATCGGTGGGCAACTGACAATCATCTGCCTCCGATATCTCACAGAATAAAGCGGATAGACAACAAAGATAATAAGAACCTGCGTATAGAACGCACCGAGACCATTATCGAGACGGCTAAGGTACTCTTTCCTGAAGGTCAAGACACACCAACACTGATCAGTCAGTTCCTTACATATCCTGATGGCTATATCGATGGCTGTGATGCCTTGGCTGGCTGTCTGGAACGCTTCTCCGAATACGATATTGGCAGGAACAGAGTCAAGGTCCGAAGGTTCAGCTTCTAATGAACTACTATGATCAGCTAATGCTTGAGTACTATAGGGTCTTGAATAATGCCTGGAAAACCGAGATCAGAGATGCGACCCGACTCGCCATCCAAATGCTGAGTGACATGCCACGTGCTGAGAAGATCAACAAGAACGCCATAGATAAGCTTATGGGCATCATCAATACCCAGTTGGGAGACGACTTCGCAGCTATGGTCAATGAGCCCACCAAGGCGATAATAGACCGCTGTATGCGGCTCGGACTCAAGGACACCCAGGTACAGGCTCCCACCAAGACTAGTATCGGGCTTTGGGGCATCGAAGATCAGCATCTCTCATCCACCATTCAGAAACAGCAGTTGTTCTGGATCGGGAACCACTTTGAAGCAGACGTACGTCAGAACTTCGCAGATACTCTCACTAAAGCTATCGAACAGGGCTATACCAAAGAGATGTTGGCTGATACCCTTAAAGACCAGTTCAATGACCTTGCCAATCGCTCATCCCATTACTGGCAGGGACTGGCAGAACATACTGCACTCAGAATCCGAGAGTTCGGAAGACTGCAAGGTTATAAGAAAGCGAAAGCCAGATACTATAAACTTGTAGTGATACTCGATGACCGCACCAGTGACATCTGCCGGGCTCTGGCTGCCCAGGACAAGGTCTATCCCCTAAACGATGCCCTTGAAGTAATGGATAACCTCATGGCTCTGGATACCAAGTCCAGCAGCCTGGATGATGCCCGGGAGTATATCAAAGCCCTTGCACCTTGGATCAAGGATGACCAGATCGAATACGACTCAGAGATGAACCCAGTCGGGGTCTCCGGAGCGCATACTCCATTTCCGCCGTTTCATTGGAAGTGCAGGACAATGACAGCCATCTTATAGTTAACAATCATCTAGGCCTTAACAGAAATATCTGGCATTTCAGTAGTTACTTCAGTGTCAACAAATGACCTTTGCTCCCGAATGATCTTTCTCTTCTCGATAGCTGGAGCAAGACAGAATAAATCGAATTCCTCTTTATCAATCTCCGAGGCATTAGAAACATGAGGGAAAAGCAGCTTAAGGTACGCTGTCGCTAACTTGATTATCGCCTTAACGTCTCTTGTATCTGAATTTTGTGGGATTTGAATTAGATCTGAGACGATTTGACTATAATGGGAACAATTCCTCAGCTTGTGTAATATCTCGCTAAAATACTCTACATTAAGAGTGTATCCGTTTACTATAAGACCCTGATTAAGCCTGATAAGTTTCCAGCCCTCAATGAATCCATGAATTCTATCCATGAGTGCAGAAGATTGAAAGAAACTGGGCAATGATACAAAGTATCTATTTGATAATGGACGCCAGTCCGGTGATAAAGAAATGTTCCCCAACATCATAAGTCCCGCTTCAGATGA is part of the Candidatus Cloacimonadota bacterium genome and harbors:
- the brxL gene encoding BREX system Lon protease-like protein BrxL; amino-acid sequence: LEYFKSARKNFTVYEWIDLLIRSMEYNPDNKDTQTGFSSIDRKLLFLSRLLIFVEPNLNLIELAPKGTGKSYVFGNLSKYTWMFSGGVVSRAKLLYDIGRRTPGIIENYDFVTFDEIETIKFANEDELLGALKNYLESGRFTVANYSGSSEAGLMMLGNISLSPDWRPLSNRYFVSLPSFFQSSALMDRIHGFIEGWKLIRLNQGLIVNGYTLNVEYFSEILHKLRNCSHYSQIVSDLIQIPQNSDTRDVKAIIKLATAYLKLLFPHVSNASEIDKEEFDLFCLAPAIEKRKIIREQRSFVDTEVTTEMPDISVKA